The Ziziphus jujuba cultivar Dongzao chromosome 1, ASM3175591v1 genome segment GTTGATGTaacaaacatttcaatcaaatttgattcaaaatatttatgtgtTGCAAACTTCAAACAAACACTTGAAACCTATAGGCTTCTACCTAAACCCCGAGACCACCATAATTACACCACCACACActagattcaaaaaaaaattcaaaacttatATCTCttctgatgtgattctgcccgtgcCCGTTCAACCGACTACCCACTGGGGTACGgatcctatacaaatgaagatggggccaatcactagggtacAATTTAAGAGAATTGAGGAAAACTTGGCTAGATTTATTcgtggagtgattcaatctcaagagagcatgacaatacctgaagatacaagacccgttttaagcctccaagtggtggagaccaATACAGACTCGGGTAgctattttcatgcaaatttggactccaagcagcaaggaatggttctaacacttcatgaactcaatgaatatcattaaagaggacatggaatccagcccaaggtagaatcaaaaacatctaaaaaggacttgtacggacagcctctcaatttggccaaaagtATGCTGTTTTGCAGCTAGcgttgacttttcttcttgttgatttattccaatcaagaggcaacttatgggaattattattaatcatatttgatatcctatatggcatatggaagctgatttggagcccaaacaagctggagattggtcaaagataccttagtagtcaaactaatcaactagtttcctaatttgatttttatttttcattttaggaaattagtcttttattttgatttttatttatttatttgctggaaaaataagtttatgaaagttattattttattatatcaattgtaaattaattaatttctaattcaaaataaaggaatgaattaatccaaattagtttaggaaactaagaaaaattaggcactttctttttctctactttccttttctctactttctttttatcAACAATTtgtgtccggttttgaattaattttttagggcttttgatttgtaatcttagcctatataaaggcttattttcaataagaaatcaagcttgaattttatacaaaaaattatttatgagattgaattctctttattcttttgaacacctaaaacactattagtgaatgagtgttttggtttgacttatcagtaggtctttccatcacctattgtggcatcttcattatataccaaggtttctaattacagttGGTTAGAGGTCAAagtaaccattagaacttgaacataattagatttaggctaatataatacagttTTAGACGCAGGTCATCCGAGATTCGTATCATCTTCTTTAGAACCAATTTTGCCATTGTTTCACATAATACGCAACTTAACTCTcattatagaaaaattatacatGTAAGTGTGTGCGCACATAAAAGGAAAGTTGGAGCAATACATAGTACTGAAAGAAACTAGAGTAATGAAAGAAATTAGATTATTGAAGAGAGAGtacaattgtatttattattgaattaaaaaaaatgatgccAAAgaccataaaaatttgattattcttCTTTACATcaaacaacaaattaaatttcaaaataacctAGTACTCTCCACATGATAAGAAGTGGAAATTTGAATCATttctaaaagaatttttttctttgctacTCTTCACCATGCCATAACTCTTGGCCTGATCTCATCAATTAATGTGAATGAAATATTCCATATTCACAAAAAATTCGTAACAAAACAGcaaaaggggagagagagagagagagagagagagacttccACAGCTCCAATCTTCATCCAACCATTAAATGTGTCTCTCCCTCCAAGCTTCAAAAATCGCATTGAAACATGGGTGGCATCAATGAGTTGAGCTCACCAAATATAATATCATCTCCATGATCTCCATAGCTGCTGGAATCTTGGCAATCAAAGTAAGTCTGTATGTCATCAGGAAACGTACACTGAGGTGGGTCCGACTCTGGTGGCGACACCTGGCTATCAACTGCCGATGTCATCTCCATCATCTCCTTGAACTTGGTTGACTGAAGCAGGAGGCCAAGGGCTGATGTAGCAGTGGCTGGGCGAGGCTGACCTAGAATGGTTTCCCCAGAGCCACTTGTTTGTTGTTGGTTCTGGAAAAATCCCAATCCAAGTTCTTGGTTAAGGTTTTGGGTTAGGTTAGGCTGTTCAGTGcttgtagtagtagtagtattgATAAAACTTGGAAAGCTGGTATTCTCATTGTCGTGGCCATTAGGTTTTAGCCATTTGATGTAACGGCTGAGATCAAAGTTTGTGACTGCATTAAGACCACGGTACTCTATGGCCGCCATGTCGTATGCTGTTGCAGCTTCTTCTTGTGTGGCTGCAGCAacaattaaatttcatttttaatttttttggtaaatacaaatttaattattatgaggtaatttattgaaaactaaatttatatatacaagtcCATAACTATATTATGTACGTGATAGATGATTAAATTTTAGGAATATCGTAGAAGGGTAGGCCAAATATTTAGTTGCCCCTAGTGGCTAGTGATGAGAAATTATTAATGCAATTCCGGTTTGGTGGTTAGTACTGCCAACTAAGTGACTgtgattgatttttattttggtagcTATAAAAAGGGGGCATGCTTCTGATCAGTAAGTGTAAGAATATtgaagatatatacatatatatggaagggttttttattttgtggatATTCATAAGTTTTAATGTGCAGATAtttacaatataatttttttttttataatatactaGTATTATTGAAGAATTATCTGttgattataatatatatatatatatatatataatcatttcaatatcattacatttaaaaatgtgaaaCTGATGTGTTTTTTAAGAATACTTAGTGGCTTGTATGTATGATACAGTACTGTTTATAGACATGGTATATAAAGAAACTTCCATTCATCccattggggaaaaaaaaagacagaataTATACCTTTTATTGCTAGTTTTGGAatctctgattttttttttttttcggggttTTTTGGGGGGTCAACTTTCGAATATATGTTGTCGCTACGTCTTATTGGACGCCTAAAATGAGACAAAACTTGTAAAAAGAATAAAGATACTTTTAAGAGGCAGTTTAGTGGGAAGCAAAAAAGTTTCCAGTCATGTGATTCGTCAGGGAACTTTTTCAGTAAGATTTTCGATTGGTGAAGGGTGAATAAGTTAAAGTTGAATTAACTTCCTATATGTTTTGAAGGATAAAATGTCACGAAAGGCAAAGGGGAAAAGGCCTTTTTCAATGTCAATGAAAATCCTAAAGCATCCAATTCCAAGGTGCTAGAAATAAGCATATCTGATCTCCTTCACTcgatatggatatatatatatatatatatatacacacgacCATAATATGATGGAAACATCATCTAGCTTATTAGACATTAAACATCTATTtacatataattcataaattatattatcaaaattatttaaattggatatcaaaattatttaaattggatATACTTAATATAAATTAGACAGCAtcatccaaaattaaaatattatatttatataatataaatattagtttCATTATTATGGGCAATAGAGTTCAAAATATCCTATTTGACTATATCTCATAACATGTCATAGGATATgtaaattcaatttcaatatcccaCAAAATATTATGTTGTGCAAGATACTTTAATCTCTATTATAATTGAGAATATTTCCCGCATATATTTTATAGCTAGGGTTAAATAAGTTGATAAGTTCGTGATTAGTTATATTTAATGCtacttttaaaggaattataaaTGGTTTAAAACCGCAAGGAAACATGATTGGGAATTAATTATAAAGCGAGGAAGAGTGATTACCATATGTCCCAAGATAGAGATATTTGTTGCCAAAGACTCGTCCAATTCGAGCTTCCCACCTTCCATTGTGATGATGTCTGCTCATTAAATTACAAGAAATTGACaactttaatttttgataaagatATATAGCAACAATATTGGTTTTCTCATTATTTCCTACtgttagtattttagttttcttttacgACACGTATGTATTTAGCTTTAATCAGTGCAAACAccgttaattatatattatttttaaaatttgattgccTAACCTATTTAAACTGAAAAGTTGTACTTTTCTTATAATTCGTTTATAAAGACATTAAATTTTGCCAGCTATAATTTGTAtttgttcttttaaaataaCCGACAAAAAAGGCTCATCATATAACAGGACAAAAAAGGCTCataaataatgatgatgataacaaatgtaaaagaaggaaaagggggaaaaaaagataaaatagaatCTGGAAATTGGATAAATATTCATAGCATATTTATACCTGGCAACGCCTCTATATTTTGAGACTCCCCTCGAAAAACCACTGCTTTTCCTGGAAAATTTAGCAAATCCCACATTAATTCGGAAAATGTATATTTGTACTTTCTATTTTTCGCTATATTAAttcgaaaaatatataattgcactttttttcttttttgctatcTTTTCTTCAtcattataacaaattaaagtaAGAATTATAAATGACGTAAACAGAAGCCACATATACCTTCTCAACGATCCAATATATTCTTCTCTTGCCACACCCTCCATTTCTTTCAATTCTTTCTCATAAGTTGCTAACTacatgttttaatttaaataattgttagtTTCTGTCTTCCTCAATTTGCCACTTTGttgcaaaacaaatatatatatatatatatatatcaattaaacaaaATAGATGATTACCGGAAAGTTAAGAATGGTGTCTTGACCCCAGTATTTGAGTGCTGCTAAGTCATAAGCATGTGCTGCTGCTTGTTCATCATCGTATGCACCTGCAAACATAGacagaaataaatatataatctttcTGTGATATGGATATCAGTTAACAATCAACATgatctttaaaaagaaaaatctaggctataattaataaacttttgatggtcttccaattttttttctttttccttttttttttttttttttccccaactaGTAAATGGAAAACGCACCAAGATAGACTGCATAATTTGGAGTAGCAATATCCAAGCCATCGACCACCAGCAGAAGAAGGAAATTACCAAGGGAAAGAAGGAAACAATCAATGATACTGCTAAAGAAACATAAAATTGCAATGCcatgtaaataataatatttatatgaaagattaaatatatgtataacatatatatatatatatatattaaccttGGCGTCCTTTCTTGTTCTGTGATTCATTCCAGCAATTCTTGTCCCATAAATGTGCCTCATACCGGCCGGTCCATCTATGCCTGAAAACATGCATATACCATCCATTAACAATTACCCAAGATAAACCAGAAGATATTCAACACTAATTAAAATCAGCTATACAATGTCATTTTCAACCAACCTAGTGACACCTCGATAAACGGAGCTTCTTTGAGGAGGAGAGTCTCTAGGGACACTTCTCCTTGTTCTCTTAACCTTTATAGCCGTGTTAGCTGTAGTATTAGTGTTGTTGTTTGCATTATTGCTTTTCCGGTTCTGCTGTGATAACTTAGCCATTGATCGATGGtgaagaaaaagaggaagaagaagaagaagaaacaagaagaaacaagatgaataataataataataattaagagataagaaaaaaatcatATGACTGAGTCCTCCAATGAAGGGGAGGCttttaaatggaaaagaaagagTGTGGGCTGGCAATGTTTAGAGAATATAAGCCGGCTGATGATAGCCGAATTGGATTTTTCGTGGTGCTATGGCCGTCTTTAACCGGCTTTGCTGTTGGCTTTCTTATTAAAATCTATTTGATGTGCCTCTTTCTGTCCTAATCTTAGTCCTTTCCCTTTTCTCatcctttttctcttcttctctcACCACAAACGAATGAATACGTACATATACATCATATTCATAAATATACCTGCGTGGACGTATTATTAAacgaatttaattatatattcgaGATTTTTGAATCTTATTGAATGattattttaacttaattattgaTGGTGAgtaaaccaaaatgaaaatattagctAAACCGGTAGTCATAGGCATATTCAACATATGATATCAATATGTTTGTGAATAGTATGACTTAATAATAGGatgaactaataaaatatatttggttcACTTGTTATCAATGTatataaaccatataaatttaattatataaagttTACTGATTAATTAAACCTATTCTAATTAGCATTAAGTGGGACTTAAATTTTCGAGTTCATGTAAGATTTTACTAtaattatatgttaaattttgaattaatacgACAATATTCTCTTTATCGTCATACCCAAGAATGTTTATTCTCCTATGTTATCGATTCGTCTGCGAAACTGAACCAAACCAGGAGTTACAATCCAGTATAGGATGTCACATCAccaaatatttatacataaatttaatgttattttattacccaaaaataaaaaactttaatgTCATTTTAAGTTGCCCCAGGCTGAGTTGTATCCTCTCTGGTTGACTTCATGTACTCATCCTTGGTGCCTTAACTGGATTTTTTAgacaatttctttttcattttttttctctttttctttcttctttttccaataTGGATGTTACAAGCATGTGAATGGTATTAATGATAAAAGTGTTATGCAATTTTTTGTAGGTTTAAGGGTTGCCCCACTTTCATTTTTCAATGAACTGGCTATCTAAAAATTTAGTGTCTCATTCCCACCGAGTAGATATGGTATGGGGCCCTTGGGTGTTGAACAATATGTGCAGTGCCCATTCTCCACGGGAACCCTGCATGGGTAGATGGGACTAATTCATATTGTCCCACACTACTTGACCATATTCCTGTTTGTGAAAACTTTGGTAAGGAGACCATTCGGGCTTTTCCTAACATCCATGTTGTGGGCCAACTTAATCAGAGTTCAAAATTTAGTAAGTTTCAATTTAGCTTGGCATATCAAAATTATTGGTCACctaatttttgcattttttttttttttattatacttaGAAAGATATTTAGCATTCAAGTCcaacaagaaaaaaaccaaacaaaaagttATTTCTCTACTAGATGGAAGGATGATAATTTTGTTTGCTTTGGGGTTTTCAAACAGACAATACGTACATAGTTTTACTCCAGTTTATCGttaaatattactaattacaaaaatagcgtaaaattttaatcttttccTTTGTATGTTCATTTATGAAGATCATGATAATATCACTTGAATTATGCCAACAACAGGAGTTAGATAGCTGGACCCTACTGGTGGAATATAGAGGTTAAGCcttatttattataatgtaatatttttaattataaattttatattgtaatATTGATAGATATTAGGTTCATACTTTTAGTTCCTTTTGTTCTTTGGGAATTAAGGTCATTTTCTCAGCCAAGTTTTCATGTTTATCTTTAGAGTTTTATTCCCCAGCTAGATGTCCAATTTTGCTTAGATAATCAACAAAACTCTTAAGCATATATTTGCAACTTTCACTCATTTCTAACAAAAAGAATATTTGTTGAGATAATATTCATGACAATGACTTCAATGAAAGgtgatggattttaatattcaatacaAAATACTTGATGAACCCAAGTTTGGTTGTGATTGTTCCAACTGTTTTCCGAATTGACTTCAATTTTTTAgttactaattaaattatttttaaaggaCATCAAACTCAGGTGACATGAAAACgaaacaatatatacatatagatttaGATAATACAGACCAAAACTATATTTCAGTTAAATGATCTTCGAAGAAGCGCATTGTAACCAActtttttcaatataatttaaaaaaaaaaaaacaattatttacttttcaaataaaattagatgGAAAACATAATTATGGAATGAATAATATATTGCTATACGAGCTGActgttttttggtgaatacatATATACGGGCTGTTGAAAACTGTTTTTGAACTTCGATTTGAGCTTCAATCCTTGTTTTGGACCAGACTTATAATCCATTATTGTTGGGCCTCCTATATAAATACTCATTCTGGGTTAGTGGTGGAGTTCCATCTTTAGAATGAGAAGTTCTATTTCCACGCCCAAAAGACAGAATGCAGTCCTACGTTCCTAAATTCCTATGATACGGTATAAGTCTTTTTTCTTTACTAAAATATTCCACAGTGATACCTGGAAGCCGCTGATCTTCTTCCTGTGGTGGCAGCTTTTCTTTACTTTAgaaaaaaagtggaagaagaaCTTTGTTGCCTCTATTATGGTCCATTAGGAAGTCGAACAAGTTCAATGCCTAATTCTTAACCAccctatttttcaaaattcctaGAATATTGTCTAGCCGTCTTTTCATGGTGATCCCTGGAAGCTACTAATCCTCCGCCTACGGTGGCTGctacacaagaaaaaaaaaacatcggtTTTTctctcagaaaaaaaaaaaaaaaaacagatgctaaacaaaaaaaaaaatcggctTTTCTAAAAAATACCGATTTTGCATCGGCTTTGCTCCTAGTCTACATGAAACTCCATCCGATCGGTCATGACTATagaatctctatatatatatagatatacatatatagggaAAGTCTAGAGTAAGGACCGACCGCATGCATTCTTTACGGACCAAAAACGTGAGAGAATAAAGACCATTGGATTTTCATATCTGGCGTCAACAGTCCAGATGGAATTGCAACTCTCACGTGAGAATTTTGGCAAAATCTCCCCTTCCCGCTCACAGCAGCTCGCATTCCCGCTCGCATCAGCTGGAACCACCTTTGCCAAAattcctcttctcctctatTTCCACCCCCTTCCCGCTCGCATCTCCCCGTTCGGAACCAGCCCAACCAGCCACCGACCTGATtatttcaaaaatctcaaaCCCAGCCCAACCAGCCACCCTTCGGAACCAGAAAGAGTCGCCATCGTTAGTGCCTTGCCGTTGCAGTGTGGGTTCTTTGCCATTCCTTCCTTCCTCtccttcattttgatttttctatacctctgtttgtgtttttatgttttatatatatatatatatatatttttttttttttcattctggtCCAGTTctgttcttttaaaaaataataataataatgtttctctttttgtttcattgcttttaaagtgtttttattttttattttttttgggtaatcacTTAATGTATATAGTTATTCTTATTTACTTAGGCTTCTAGAAATCATAATGTAATAAActcttttgaattattttgtttattctatGGATCTCATTGTTTACTAGGAGCAAATATTCAAgaaattgctttcttttttaagatTGTGGCTCCAATATCTAGAGTTGAGAAGCTTGTTAGATTTCTGTGGATGATGGAATCGACCAAATCCTAAAATGACAGATCTGGCAAAGCTAAAGCCTTCATTCCGGCAAGATGGGTCAATAACAGCAGGTATTAAAGATAGAAATGGAatggtagaatttttttttctttttttttttaatttttattggccATATCTATCTATAGAGTTGATTATCGGTAGTTGTATTGACaatgaaattcatatttttttgggaattcCATTCAGTTGAGTGATGGTGCTGTAGCAGTGCTCCTCATAAAAAGATTAGTGCTAAAATGCAGAAGGTACTTCCTACTCTTGGTGTTTTCAGGTATATTGGTGAAGCTACATTTATAACAAGGAGGTAAATACCAAAATGATAACTAGTTGGAACAAAGTCGTACGCAGCGTGGTGAATGGGAAGGGGAGAAATGTGCAAAAAAACCCACACATGAGGGAAGCTTCAATTTCCACCATCCGTGACAGATATAACAATCGAAAGGCAGGGAATTTCAGTATGTTTTTGGACCGCACAGGAGCCATACGGACGGTCCTCATATTAGACACtcctgtatgtatatatttatgtgcaatgttatttatttagcaTTACTGCTATGTAGCATTaatcataagttttttttttaattttttttttatgtaatgttTGAATTTTGCTCAGTTTTTATTGTTCTTTTCCTGAACTGTTTTGTTTATTGGAATTTGGGATTCAGAATTATGAAATTTTACTTGGTTTTATGTATTGGATTCCACTGAATTTCTTAAAATGGTCAGATTCCTCTTTAGTTTTCTAGTAACATATTGTTGATTGATTTACTGTAATCAAAACTGGGGATGTTGAAATGCtgctttaataatatatattgtctATTTGTGGGAAGATAGTTTATAGTTCATAAGCTTTCTAATCAAAAGTTGCTCATCtattttggaaataaataatcttaattCTAGAGAAGGTAAAAAATTTTAGAGGTACTtagatttataattttgttatgaaTATAGCCATTGCAATGGTGTCAAAAGATTGACTTTCTGGTGTGCAATTTGGAGGATTTTGCCATGGGAcatcatttttatatgtttaagcTTGTTGTTTGGTACATGATTCCAGGTGTCtcatatcatttaaaaaattaaaagcttaCTTGATACTCGCATTGCTTATATATTGTTGCGTTCCGTTTATTTTGTGAAGAATTCCCAATTAGATATTGTATTGTTTGTTTTAGATTCTCCTTCCGGGTTTTCATATTTGGCTGTTTAGTGTACGTCAATAATGAGGTGGATTGGTCAAAGTTTTATGATTTCTGACTTCATTGCAGGCAAACCATGGGATCTACAATTGTAAGCCTCCTaacaaagctaagataaaactAAGGTGATATGAGTGCCAACAAAATTGCTTCTTTATTTATCAAACACATGTTCTATTTTTAGAAACTTTCATTATGCAAATTTTCGCAAAATTCATTGAATTATAGGAAATCTATGAAATCAACTAACTCAATAATTGTAAATATTGATTCTTCACACTTGACATCCCTACTATGTATGATCCATATACGGGCTAGGGCTGCCAAATACCAATGTGCGTCTTTAAGTTTGAGAATGAAGGGTcaaattttcattgaagttgTATGTTGTGGAAGACGTACAGCGTTAGTagtatgtaattttcttttctcattAAGAGACTTGGGGTGTAATTAGCCCGTAACTGTAATGTGACATTTCTGCCAGCAGGCTGCTTTATgttttctttctactttgttcttctttctt includes the following:
- the LOC107426224 gene encoding AP2-like ethylene-responsive transcription factor At1g16060, whose protein sequence is MIFFLSLNYYYYYSSCFFLFLLLLLPLFLHHRSMAKLSQQNRKSNNANNNTNTTANTAIKVKRTRRSVPRDSPPQRSSVYRGVTRHRWTGRYEAHLWDKNCWNESQNKKGRQVYLGAYDDEQAAAHAYDLAALKYWGQDTILNFPLATYEKELKEMEGVAREEYIGSLRRKSSGFSRGVSKYRGVARHHHNGRWEARIGRVFGNKYLYLGTYATQEEAATAYDMAAIEYRGLNAVTNFDLSRYIKWLKPNGHDNENTSFPSFINTTTTTSTEQPNLTQNLNQELGLGFFQNQQQTSGSGETILGQPRPATATSALGLLLQSTKFKEMMEMTSAVDSQVSPPESDPPQCTFPDDIQTYFDCQDSSSYGDHGDDIIFGELNSLMPPMFQCDF